The DNA window actctgagtcttctagcgtaacagacacacttcataactttacacacatactcgtttaccatactgagtggggacccccctcccctctctgctcaatctccagcccgcacactactgacagcgtagccggtaaaccaagctcagctgtttatttagcctagcaatatctccggactatagtagctgcaatggacgactttgaacgcgattttgaagagtttcttgtagcggacacagacccagagccatacctgtttgagccggagcacacagatgaggaactccatgtgtttgatgctgagcgggcgagaagagaggctgaatgaacagaatgggattcggtgctactgctaccatcgttggggagatatatcatcaggaggaaaagcgccgcagagagtgcatcacaaggagtgaagttgcatcttcctttcctcacagatgacggttcgggttcattctctcctgttgcgtggtaagtgtggtccattcgcaaactttataactaaaaaagcttttcactactctctatcgacgaactactaacacactctgctgtttcctcctccttcttccttccttccactgtcttcgttggttcatttatacacacgaaATGCGTTCTCTGGTTGGCTGGATTGTCCATTCGGTCTgctgtacatacatggcggcacaagatggcgacctctctaaagcaaggcccttgctatatatatatatatatgaaagcataattataaggctacgaaaaccaaacgaattttattttatagcgattatacacttgtataaacatattaatgggtagaatattcagattcagattcagattgacaataaaccatgccaaatattacacactggccctttaactatGCATAACATTAATGAGAAATTTTTATTTCTACATTAGAGATCACAGatttgggccattttcattataTTTGTAATCTTGCTCACCAGAAATATGGTTTCAAATTCATTTCAAgtagaaaaaaagaagtgaatATGAACACTCCTTAAATACCATATTCAGCTCTATATTATGGAGACTTTCCAAGTTCCAAAACCAGACAAACATCTGCAGTAATTATTTGGTGTGTTACATCTGCAGCCATTCAGTAAAGACCATTTTATTACAGTTCCACTACATTGTGTTATGGTGATCTACTGTACAAAGCCCATTGGGCACACACTGTAGTTCTGCTGCCTAATGCTGGATACAGttcagtgtgtttgttcaggagtgagtgtgtgtgtgtgtgtgtgtgtgtgtgtgtgtgtgtgtgtgtgtgtgtgtgcgctctctGACTCTAATGCTATTTCATGGAATTATCTGGATTCGTTCCTgttacataaacacataaagGCTACAGTGTAACTCCCTGGGGAATGCAAAAAGCACTTTATTAGTATTTGTGTGATTAAGTGCAGCCAGTTAAGACAGTGTCACAGGCACGACTCTGAGTTACATAGTGTAATAACATGCAGTAAAAACGTTAGTCACCTGCTGCGGGCTGTGATAATGTGATATAAAGCAAACAAGGGCGGAACCTGAAACTTAAGAATAACCCAAACATGAACCTGAGAAGGGGCAAGTTTACCATctggtttttattattttagtccAGGAATCTATAAAGATCCATGAAAACAGGCTCTTCCTCATGCAGGGTGAAATCCATATTGGTCCAAGACTTCCTCTGTGGTCTTTGGTCATGAGGTGGCTGCATTAGTGCATTCAAACATATCTAGTCTTTTTATTTATGTCATGTGAGGACAAtgatttcacatttttaatctcacctttaatatattaaattattCTTAGTTTCTGTGGTGAACTGCTTTATTACAATTTATTTTCTACATATTCAATTTTTAagtattattttttcatttcacttttgtcagtttttatcatttcaatattcactttttaatttaatttatgtttttctcttctcttttgtATTTACCTCGTCAACATCCTGTTGTTAATTTGTAGGCATAATAGGCCTGCTTAATTTTTGCTTGTTaggtttattcatttttaattttttttgacactttttgGAACCAAATCAATCTTTCTTTTGATAATGTATtcattttatgcatttatttttcagtgtcaACATCTTATTTTCGGTTGTGACACTAAAGGTTCTTTTGTTTTGCAAACTTATTTACatgaagtttttttgtttgtcagatttgttcattttttaatatgttattcaaccttttgtttttatgatcatCTTGACTCtgaaacaatttttttaaattaattaatattttcagtGTCAACATCTCATTCTTGACGGTGACAGCATTTTGGGggtttttgggctttttttgagaatttgtttgcttattgatttttttggtttgtgAGGTTTGTTCAGATTACCTAGTATTATCCTCTTTTGTTATGATCTGTGTCGGAAATTTGAATATGTAACTTTATTTCAAAaagctgtttatttattcattattatttattttttgggcatttttagcctttaatggataggacagacaagtgtgaaagggggagagagagagggagtgacatggagcaaagggccacagactggagtcgaataaatgtaaaatattacaaaaattttaattaatatcATTGTCACTGAGCCACATACTTTTATTTTCACCAGCAGCACTCTGACAAAACTTCCCAGTGTCTCCACAGTGTATGTTAGATTTCATGTGAGCTGATTAACAGTGCAGTGTAGGTGGGGTCGGACCCACTAAGACGCTCAGATTAGCCGGGTGTTGCTCAGTGCCTACAGGGGAGCTGAGAGACCTCCCTGTCACTGTTGATTTACAGGCCATAACATTTAACAAGTGATCCCTGGCAGTCCTATTTACCCTCCCTCTGCTCTGGGTGTGGTGTCCCTCCATCTGTTCCTGGGTGGCTTCCTTCGCCTCACGGCTCACGGATCTGTCAGGgtgttttcagaaacagtgGCTGAAGTCACCATCTGCTTCCAATTACACTATGACAATCTGCAGGACGGCGTCCAAGATGCAGCGCTGTACACTACTACAGTAGAGGAGCTGGACGGAAAAGGAGGCACGACTTGGATCTGACTTCTTGCTGTGGTTAAGCTGAGTCACTCTCGCCAGCAGAGCCATGGAGCCAAGGCTTGGAAACCTTCACTTTTCCATTACTCTGTGGATTTTTCTTCTGTTATTGAGCGACTAACAGCTGCTTCCAGTTTTAGGTTTGGAAGTTTAGTTCTCCGGTAAGACATGCAGGAGCTGTTGTAGCGGTGAAAGGATAAATCTATTTCTTTTCATCAAACTGGAGCGAAAACAGGTCGGACTTGACTGGTTATATGGCTTTATTGACTTTAACATTTCTTGCATGATCCTGGAAACAGTTTTGCAAATTAGTGCATGCCATACAGATGCCTGAGCACCAACTACGCCTTCTTAGACTGCATTTTTCTGATGTAAGACAGCATAAGATGTTGCAGCCAAATCTAAAGTCTAAATTGTAGTCAAGATGTTGACGTTGTTGGAAAAGCATTTCAAGAACTTCCCTCCATTCTGGATGACATCAGCAATTTCTTTATGAGCAACTTGTGAGCCATGGAGAAACAAAAAGCCATCCTAAAATTTTTCAGGAACCTCTCAGAGGAAGAGAATGAGGACATAATGCCAGGAGACACAGAGCTGAGTGTTAATGTAAAGAGAAATGGGGACATGAGTTTTGAAGAAGCTCTGAAAAACAGCAGAGACTCCTTATCGTATGCAATACTGTCTCATGAAGAGCAGAGGACGACCTCTAACTCAGTGGGACATATAATTAGACGAGAGGCAGGAAATGACTCAAAcatgacagaggaggagaggaataATGTCAacctaacagagcagcaaagcGTGGCTGTAGACGCTGAGAATGGCTCAGAGAAAGAGACCTTCGCAACAAATCAAAAGCAGAATAAGATGCCAAACAACTGCAGCAAAGACGGCTGTCACATATTACAGAACTCGCTGCATGAATGGGCCTCGAACGAATCTGTGCAAGAATGTCAACACGTTTCCAACGACTGCACAAATACAGGTTGTGATTGTGTTGCACAAGTCAGTGTCGAGCAGGATGACACTGAGGAAGAtaatcagagagaaagagaggaaaatatTTACAGCCAGGAATCTATGAAAAGTACAccatctaaaattaaacatgtGGTGATAACGGTGACTCGGACAAGACCTGCAGTTGAGGATGAACCAACTCCAACATTGGAGCCAGTTGTCCCTTCCTGCTTACAAAATGAAGAGGAGAAAGGTGCAGAAGAGGACAGCGAAGATGAAGAAGAGAAACAAGATGTGTTTCCAGTCTCTACCACCCAAACACACCACCCTCCCAGCCCAAAAGGCACTAATATTATCATAACATCTGCAGCCAATAACCCACCACCTGGATCCACCTTCACCCGAGCCACCTTCTCCCCAGGCTCCCCCACCGACAAGCAGATCCAGCTCCCAGCCCTCTTCAGTGGCCTGAGGGTCCTGAGGAAAGGGGTGGTCGGGCCCGAGCATGACACCGTGGCTCAGATCAAACCTTCTTCTCAAGGAGCGAAGAGGGAGATCTTCCCTGAGAGGCAGGGGGATGCGAAAGTTCAGGGGAGCTTCCTGGACCAGATCTCCCAGTTCCTGAACCGGGAAAAGAAAGGAGATGAGAAAGAGGAGCCGAAGGAGGCTGAGGAAGACAAGGGTGAGAATGAAAAGGATGTGACTGAAGAGATTCAAGAGGATGAGAGGAAAGAACCTGAAACAGAGGAGGATGCAGAGGTTTTATCTGAGCCGACAAAACCGTCTGTGTCAAGCGCAGAGGCAGCGTTCGATGCCTTCAAAGCCTTTTTCACCCCAAAGCCTTTGAAGAGGGACCCAGCAGAGAAGGTGGACCTGGAGGCAGTGAGGAAGAAGATAAGAGCAGATAAAGATGTGCTCAAAGCACTTTTTGAAAGAACCTCCAATAAGACACCAGAGAAGAAAGACTCATCTGATGGAAAAGTACGAATTGTGCATGAATCAAGACCGAGCATTGACTAGCTTTACCAGAGTCATGACTGGAAATACTGTCCTGTGTGTAAAGAAGCTCTCTTGATTCTGTTATAAATCTGTTGTcactttttcttctccttccaGTCAGAAGCATCCACcccaggagagggagaggaaagaacTCCTGGTCGCCTACAGGCCGTCTGGCCGCCACTTAAAGAGGAGAAGGTTGGGCTGAAGTATACAGAAGCAGGTACTAACAAATATATACACATCTCTGAATCTGTCATAAAATATTGGCTCTTCCAACCACATTGTTTGGGCTCCCAGACTCCTGTGCTGTATGTGTTCAAAATATTATCTCTTTTTCTCTAACCTCATTAAAAGTAagtatttaaaggtccagtgtgtaggatttagggggatacaatggcagaaatggaatataatataataagcatgcttttttcagtgtagtatcacctgaaaataaggatTGTTgagttttcgttaccttagaatgagctgtttatatgtaCAAAGGGAGTGGCACTTCTTCCACAGAGTTTGCacccaccatgtttctacagtagcccagaactgaCAAACCTATCACTGTCTTTAGATAAGGCCATTTGGGTTTGCAGGGTTTTACATTTTAGCATTGGCTGTCGGATTTAGCAGCTCTTCTGCAATGAgagcgtcagaaaaacacagatttttgaacATGGAACTgttatattcagtgtttttactctaaagccagtgtttggtttgtcccttctgggatactgtagaaacatggcgggtgcaacatggcaatctccgtGGAGAAGGTGCTGCTCCCTtagtagatataaacggctcattctaatgtTACGAAAACACTTgggattaccatgacctggatgactgagaaacTTCACTGACATCTTAAGAtacagatgttcaggaggtttttgggTTCTAACTTTAGAACTGAGGAAGcgtcttggatgagaggtgaaatgtcttcaagaatcTCAAggaagtccagttgcctatcaTAGCACTTAGTCTGGATCCTAAgtcatcagagaaaaaaggtgaacacGGGTGcgggtgctgggctagcagctcaTCTTCAACATACtgaacagtgtcagagaaacactgattttggaCCATGAACCTGCTTTTTACAGGGtttaatcacctggtttgtttgttattgagagaaaaagacctctgcagataatttaaCTCCtactaaaaacctcctgaataataaacactaaaggaattctaactatAAAGTTTAAGCTAGCTGCCATTTTCAATCCtgaccactagatgccactaattcccccttaaatcttacacactgtacctttaaaggTGAACATTTTCCCTTTACTACAAACTGAGCTTGCATATTTTATAAAGGTGACAAAATATGGAAGTCAGCATTAAGTTTTGTTATCAcacaaaacaaggaaatatttaatgttttacatGTTACACAGGCTTTCTGTGAACAACTATATTGCCCCACTGTATTCCTTTGTTTGGCAAAAAGTCAATAACTGATGAAGAAATGTAGAGTATGTTATCCTATAGTGTGACACTACTTATATTTTGGGTCATTAAGACCCCAATGAAATACAGATAGACtcataatatttatttatttaagcttCATTTAACCAGATAAAAAACATTTCCGATTAAGTCTTAGTTCAATAATGTCCTGGTCAAGAATGCagcaaagttattttaaaacataaaacaataaaatacacaacaATACATCATAAATGGTACAGAGCTACTGTTCATGCATCAAAAGAAGTTAAATATACACAGATAATGAACAATACATTCAAACAAAAAGGTATTGAGGCGTGCCAGACTTGTTACACCTTGTAGCAAGAACAGATTGCATTAGAGACTTctgttaacttttatttaaaactgATTCGAGAGATGAGGGAGTCCAGGCTGAGTCACACCTGCCAAGACTGTAATAAAGCAGACTCCTTTACCAGCCACTGCCTTTAAAGGAAAGACAATGACTGGATCTAAGACTGTAGGGATGATGGAAAATACAAATTTAGAACGTATTTACATGCTTAATCTGGGGATTTGGGATTTGGGTGGAGAAGTGCTGTAGTCAGTACTGTACATGAATGCATTTAATATGTTTAACAGCAGTCTGTGAGACCCCAAACAGATGTAATGTGTCATCGATGGTAGCTGATATGTCATCATTTCCAAATCTCGCAAATATTAGGAACAGTCCTAAAGTATTTAGTAGCAGAAATATCAGTAAGAGGGTGATACTGACATCCCCAAAATCAAATACACATAGTTTTTCTCCAGACTGTTCTCATGTACTGTTGGTATGTATACTTATGataatgcaccagaatttgtataaaacccatgtaatcatgagccagtaatttgtgtatagcTCATGTAATCAGGagggctgcaatcacatgaccaaagcactgatgggagtaaagaagtaCAAGAGCAGAAGTCTGTTTTAGGCAGGCTGGGCTGGTGGActgatcaaacaaacacaggactttcttgTAGAAGTTCAGTGTTCTGAATCGTGTTAAACCCAGTGAACTTTGAATCAATTTAAGATATGCTGTCACCATGCGTCTTTTCTTAAACCTTAAAGATATCAggtgtagagatgtctgccttctctcacataaaatggaattagatggcactcagcttgtggtgctcataTAGAGTTgctgatacctccaacactctgcaacttgcaccaaagcaatctagactgatatatagcactgcaggtaagaggaaaaatatatagttTTGATTTGGGTGAACTCTCCCTTTAAGTATGTGTTTTGAGCTGTTAAAGAGAATCATCAAGGTTAAAAAACAGTGGAAATTAGGGAACAATTCgactaaaataaatcaataaaataaatatactgCCACTTCGTACgataacaataaaaatgcaCAGTGATTGATTAGGCCCATGTTAAACACTGTGTTCTGAGTTTTCAGTAGAAGGAGTAGGAGTGTTTGCTCTGTGATATCATGTGATGGATTTAATATCAAGGTTTACTGCTTTGGTAAACACAACTCCACCCTGTGTGTGTCCACAGTGAACCAGTCTGTTAGACTCCAACACCTTCAATAAGTGAAGGGATTTACTGGACTGTGCACTGGGTGCATGTGGCACAAACTCTGATGCCTTTAGGCAAaccattaatattttatttcattttttaaaatcccaATGGGACTTTTTGCCACTAGTTGTACAACTTAAAATTCCGGTCCAGTACAACACCATCACAGAGACCTCAATGctaaaacacataattgaattAACTCCTCTATAACAGTGTCaaaatctgaaataaaagtATATTTATGGCTGAGCTGTTGTGTTGGATTGCAGTAGACTGTACCATTGTACTTTAAGTGGCCACTCAGTGTGTACCACCAGAATAACTTGAAAAATACAATTATCACATGAAAATTACACACATACTGACTttagataaaggttaaataaagattaaagtgCATTTCTTGTGATTTTAACAGTTAGTTTCTAGTGAGTATTTGTTGCATATGCGAGAAGGTCACATAGAAGCCAAACAGGTTTCATGGGCCAGTTTCACAAACATAGACTTATGCTTTCTGCAGACCTCTGAAGTCATCTGTTGCACAAAGCTGTGTAGTTTTTGACAAtcataaagggacagttcaccccaaaatcaaaaactccttttcctcttacctgtagtgccatttatcagtctagattttgttggtgtgtgttgcagagtgttggggatatcggctgtagagatgtttgccttctctccagtataatgaaactagatggctctcagcttgtggtgctcaaagcgccaaagaaatacatttggaaaactcaacagcaatgtctctgacCAGAGATCATGatccggttactcaagataatccacagaccttgttgtgagcagtagGAACTATTTCTCTTTACTGAACTAAACCCGCCAACCGAGTCACTGCACGGAGGAatcgtgcatctactgctaactcaccaaacatcactgagctagctaacattacagctcaatCGTGGACGACGCCCTCTAACGTTTACATCTCATTCTATCACAAGCGAGAGCCTCTCCAAAGGCCTAACGCTACAGACCAGTCTCCTCAGAAATCTCTAAACAGTGATCTGCGCTTTCAAACTGGTCCcattccaaagtcgtcgaaTACTGGCGCTGGGGCAGTGACTtctgcatcagacactgatgaaaaaagtaatcctttcacatcagcataaTATGTGGATGGGCACCATCAGTGTGTAATAGTGCCTGAAGGTGTCAGGGGGATTTGCAGCTGGACAACAATATAAGTTAAGGGGGGGGAAGTCCATGCAGGGCAGGTAGGAGGGGTGATGGATTGTTCCAACAGtctcagactttcacctgggaggccagtgttcacttcatGTACGAATGTGAAGTCCAACCCTGTtatatttttctaaacctaaccacgtgcttttgttgcccaaacctaaccacatgcgtgttggctaaacgtaaccatgtgtgtttgttgttgaaggtaaaaaaaatgtcaattcgtAGTGTTTAtgttgtatgtttattttgaaagaccggaagtgtattttaaaaagacacaaagcatttaacaggctgaagttgacacatgtcccagaacatcaacaacagacacacctagggtaccttgcacgtcatatgtagacgtggatagtccatgaccaagcagcAAAAGgttggaatgagaatgtgttggtgcttttattttgacttgCATCAGACTATAGGGTGCTGGTAAAGGTAAATAAGTTGTCAGTCACAAATCTATTATCTGCTTTAAAGGACAAAAGAAGGTCAAACACTATTTTAAGTCACAGCTGGTAGACAACACCGCAAACATCATTCACAGCTTATAAAAGGCAGGATTGCCTTTTGAAAATGATTCTGCTTCCTTGGGATGAGTTCTCAAAGTTAAAATGATCCCACCTAATATGAGAAAGTGTCCACCTGtagaagacagacagaaggtTTATTAAGGATTGTTTGAGCAGGGATAAACTGTGTGCTCCATGTGTACAGACCCACAAATACACTTCCTGTGAATACAGTCGGGACAGTAAATACACTTTATGACTGACCCTTCAATAGGTGCAGTCATCCATTAGCAGATAAATGTTTGCTTAAACAGTTTGTCCAAGATGCCAGAGAGCTGAGTGCCAGTCTGCACACTGCTCTTACACGTGAGGCTCTACTGCCATCGTGTGGTCAAGGGTTGTATTGTCACCACACCCTCAGACATCCCTCAGCCTCCTGCAGTGGTAAAACAAGAATTTGATTTGTCATGCAGAATCAGTCACAGCTCTCAAGTGTCTCTCAATTTGTTCGTCTAGCCATCCACACCAATGTACCCATCGTGGTGCAGAGAGCGCTCTCGGGCACCACAGCTGTAATAATGAACATCTGTTTGTGGTAGGTGAAGGAACACGaagctgttgttaaatgttctTCTGCTCTATTTCCTCTCAGAGCACCAGGccgctctgctgcagctgaagagAGAATGTAAAGAGGAGCTGGAGAAGTTACAGGTCCGTATGGAGCACTGCTTATCAAATGATGCCGAtccaggtgtgccgtgggatttgatgataaccacacatttttATGGCAGTATTCAGCTGGGCCTATACAGGACGTTATGagtgaatttttaattgactgtatcagtatgttgtgtgcacccatttcctaataaagaggcaaactctagctaTTTGCCTTTCATACAATTGAtggtattcctttaatattatTTCCAGGAGGACTTTGGTCAGGAGCTGTCCAGACTGAGGGTGAAGAATGAGGAAAAAGTCGCCCATCTAGAGTTCACTCTGGCCGAGCTGCAGGCCGAACTCTCCCAGGTTGGAAACCGCCCTCGTGGGGAACTCAAAGATGTCGCTGTATCGACTGCAGACGACTTTCTACCAAAATCTTTCCGCACAGTCTGCATCCAGACAGACCGGGAGACGTTTGTCAAGACTCCTGAGGATGGAGAAGGTACGGGAAGAGCCTGCACCAGCCCTCAGCAGCAGAAGGTGACCCCCAAAAAGCTGGACCTGGCCTCTATCAGCCAAAGCCTGGCCACACAGAGAGACGATACTTCCTCCTCATCACATGGCCACCCATCCCAAACTCTTCCTCCACCTGGAGCCACACTGCCTCCATCAGAGCAAGCACCTGCTCCCTTTCAGACAACCAAAACAGACAAcctgcctcctcctccacctcctcctccgcccCCACCATGTTTGTCTTCGTCCATAAACCACATGCAGCCATCAAATggccctccaccaccacctccaccgccgccaccacctcctcctccatttaCACCAGGCTTGGCtcccccaccacctcctcctccagttGGGGGTTTCTTTATTGAAACACCTCATAGGAAACCAATCGTGGAGCCTTCCCGACCCATGAAGCCTCTTTACTGGACCAGAATCCAGATCAAGGAAAACAAGTAGGTTCACATCCAATAAGAACATCATGAAGAGGATGAAAATGTATCTCAATAAGTATTTAGACAATCATCACTGTATTTATCTGCAACTACTTTAATGATTCATACTGATTCATTGTTTTCGTCATTTTTCAAGCACAAATGCCCAAAATTCTGTAGTTTCTGCTCTTCTGTTTGACAATTAATTGTTTTTGTATCGTTTCATAtcataataaactgaatatctttggggtTTTGACtgctggtcagacaaaacaaaatgtcgAACATGTCACCTCTGGCCAAGGTTATTTTTgttaactaaaactaaaaactaaaactctacgtgaaaaaacaacaaaaacagttaactgaaataaaaataaaaactggactttaaaaaaagaaaaccgaCTGAAATGACAGTGTACTTACAAAACTAACTATAACTAAACTAGctatataaaataaagaatatacAGAGAATCTCTTTAGCTTTGGTCCTTGTCACTTTGGTTAAATCTTTCAACACAAAAAGCATCAGGAGGCATTGTTAAATATGTATATTGAGATTTTAATGTCTACATgtctgtcataaaaaatgtttttgaaaaggGAAAAGGTTT is part of the Epinephelus fuscoguttatus linkage group LG11, E.fuscoguttatus.final_Chr_v1 genome and encodes:
- the fmn1 gene encoding formin isoform X2, which encodes MEKQKAILKFFRNLSEEENEDIMPGDTELSVNVKRNGDMSFEEALKNSRDSLSYAILSHEEQRTTSNSVGHIIRREAGNDSNMTEEERNNVNLTEQQSVAVDAENGSEKETFATNQKQNKMPNNCSKDGCHILQNSLHEWASNESVQECQHVSNDCTNTGCDCVAQVSVEQDDTEEDNQREREENIYSQESMKSTPSKIKHVVITVTRTRPAVEDEPTPTLEPVVPSCLQNEEEKGAEEDSEDEEEKQDVFPVSTTQTHHPPSPKGTNIIITSAANNPPPGSTFTRATFSPGSPTDKQIQLPALFSGLRVLRKGVVGPEHDTVAQIKPSSQGAKREIFPERQGDAKVQGSFLDQISQFLNREKKGDEKEEPKEAEEDKGENEKDVTEEIQEDERKEPETEEDAEVLSEPTKPSVSSAEAAFDAFKAFFTPKPLKRDPAEKVDLEAVRKKIRADKDVLKALFERTSNKTPEKKDSSDGKSEASTPGEGEERTPGRLQAVWPPLKEEKVGLKYTEAEHQAALLQLKRECKEELEKLQEDFGQELSRLRVKNEEKVAHLEFTLAELQAELSQVGNRPRGELKDVAVSTADDFLPKSFRTVCIQTDRETFVKTPEDGEGTGRACTSPQQQKVTPKKLDLASISQSLATQRDDTSSSSHGHPSQTLPPPGATLPPSEQAPAPFQTTKTDNLPPPPPPPPPPPCLSSSINHMQPSNGPPPPPPPPPPPPPPFTPGLAPPPPPPPVGGFFIETPHRKPIVEPSRPMKPLYWTRIQIKENKNNTLWNILEEPDIINTSEFEDLFAKTITHTKRKPLSEAYVKKAKTRKIIKLLDGKRSQAVGILISSLHLEMKDIQQAVLAVDHSVVDLETIEALYENRAQPEELERIKKHYETSEEEDVKLLDKPEQFLYELSQIPDFAGRAHCIIFQATFTDGIASIQRKLNTVSSVCKILLENEGVRDVMGLVLALGNHMNGGNRTRGQADGFGLEILPKLKDVKSRDNRISLVDYVVSYYLHNVDKNAGTDKSIFPLPEPQDVFLAAQVKFDDLNRDLRQLGRDLTRCEKDVQNVCSDSPEENLQPFKDKMEAFVLTARKEHAEASYQLMTVQKSFQDLVLYFGLKPKMGEKDVTTSYLFMLWFEFCADFKARWKRENKTISKERLKEAQQSVKRITSEKKVETRKINPNSLKERLRQKEASMSST